Below is a window of Populus alba chromosome 2, ASM523922v2, whole genome shotgun sequence DNA.
AATCTAATATCTTCTACAAAaggatgtttttgtattttcaaatttgatataaatagtGGATTACCCTtaccattataattttttaaccctAGCTTCAAGAGCTTGGTTGGAATTTCATCATGGTTTGCTTGTTATTATTGGTTAGTTCCAGAGTCGATTTTTGGTTAGCCTTCTAGCAGCTTGACTTTGGTGATTATAGTCATAATTTTACCGCATCATTTGATTCGTCTCAATGTCCCTTTCCTCCCTAAGCTGTGAATGTGTGGTAGTTCACCTTGATTCAACccaaagttaattttcttttcattcattCTCTTTGTCAGATTGCGTGTTGACAATGCAAAAAATCATATTAGCCATTCCAtgtatcttttcttttaatttagtcaataatattttatttacattgattatctttaattgaaatttattttcgaTTTCATTATtggttgtttgattttttaaatttcggcaccattcttttaattgatatttattttgttttgttttgaatcatctcttgattgaattgtatttttttcaattccacctCTAGTTATTTATTCTCATTTAAtctttatgtcaaatttgatcataattatttcaattgctattttttttaactatttttttaatgaatttgtttttacaattccATTCTTATACTTTTAATCTCATTTGGTTTTTCCCTTaacattcaattttattaaatttttatatcaaatttagtcatgAATCTTTcaattgctattatttttttttgttttgcattgtttttttttgttgattttttttctcaaattcatctcttgatatttgtttgattaagaatattgcttctttatttttcaggtTTGCCTTTAATGGAATCATCCCAGTCTCATGACCCGGGTGATAGATTTGAAGGATTAGCCTGATTCAACctgtttttttaaagcattttttaatatttttttgccagcaattttttttatgttttctatttatatgGTCATCCTAATTTCATATCCTGAGTCacgtttttgatttgttgactcgAGTTGGtcatcaaattcaattcaaggcttttttttttttttttgaaaagttattaaaatttatatttttagattggcTTGCAAcaaactttttaataattttggatATAAAGTTTTATAAGTTGTGagctttttaaaattcattaatgTTTAGGATGTGTTTCTAGATCtgctttatctttaaaaatatttttaattccactccttttattctttaaaatctggtctttattttttaaattgatatttattttatcttggattatttttttattttttcattaaattggatccttgggtttttttctattaaattttatcctttttctttttgttagcttttgcatatttttttatcaatatttctaTACCgattttattattctaaatgaaattggttgagaattatgttttttgattgaatttgagtaAAAACTTTAATGAGATACGACTTTTAGATATTATACCAGGTTTTTGAGGGTTGTCagttttgccctttttttttttccttttttctagattgatgttttcttactttttatcttttttttataaaaaaagtcttatttttttatttttttaggattaattctctctctctctttttttttactttttttttcttatttgtttttggtttgattatATTGGGTTAGccctcaataatttttttatatttcacgtttatcattttttaatctatgaaTAATCTATCATATTacaaataacttttaatttcatcacctttgattttttttaatctttcaagtttagttctagttcttttaattgtattttttttggtttgggatttttttttagattttattgtcaTTGAGTTTTTTCATGTCAGATTTTagctccatcattttttttgctatttgtttgttttaatagttttttccaACGATTCCAtcgtttaaaattaaattgaacaacATTTAAGTTTATTGATTAAACTTGGATacatgatttaataaattacaagttttttaggttaaattaggtttaaaaggtttattattattatttttaatatgatgttttctatttttttaagtttgattttttttcctagttttttttttaattaggtttgCATTGGGTTATTTAATAATCTGAATAAACTCaagtgtaatttttttgttagtttatttatagctgttttttgtattatttaaatttactagatatatattttttaaaattattacttattttacataaaaaaaaactgttgagCTCGCGGGGACGCGCCGGCAAATATCCAGTAATATTCTAATGAGCTGAGTACTTTTCCGAGTTTAAGAATGCTGCTCCAtcataaatgcaaaaaatatcaaatgggGATGTTTCTGTAATTTTACTTAAACTTAACCAACTTGAAATGAAAGAACTGGAAGTCACGAATCACTCATGACCCGATGTCACGCTGAGACGCAGAGAATCGAATCATCATCACTGCACACGAACAAAGCCGATCTCTGAATCAAATAATCGCCGATTCTAAAAAACCTCCCCTTCTTCGTGTCTGCAAGCTTTGTTTAGAACCCAAGTAGTCTACACTTTACACATTTCAATCTCCCTTCTCACTAACAAACAcaccactctctctctctcgcgcGTGACATAAGCCTTACCCTTCACTGAACTAAAATTCTAGCACGTGTCTCCAAATCCCAAACGACGAATGAACAGTTAACCCAGACCCTATTCTGGTAACTAAAATTCTTAGAAAGTCAGTATGTGCGTATACATTGTGCACGTGGCAACAATCTAAGACCTATTAAATAATAGCCGTTGATGACTGAACAGGGGCGTGGATTATTATGAAGTGGGGAGAGGGTCAAGAAGTGACAAGAAAGGGAAGTCGGGACTTCATAGATCCGACGTGGCTGACACGTGTAAGTAGCCCAAAATGATAGATCGGACGGTGGTGGGCAAGTAGAGAATAGAAACTGTGGAGATGGGGAATTACGTGAGAATCGGGAGTGTGTATAAATAAAAGCTGGAagtgacagagagagagagagtagcaTTAATGCTTCGGGCTTTCCGTCGCTTTGGAGATTGTAGTGTGTGATTGAGTGAATGTTTTAGGGTAGGTTTGACGAATCAAAAAGATGATTATCGTTGTCACTCGTCACTGCATTATCCAGTTTTTTCTTGATAGTACTTGAATTCTTggcctttgtttttcttaaaaaaatttgaaaaatcttgCTTGCAGAGTAGAAGGAAATAGCGGAAGTAGGGGATAACGGGGGAGATTTGATGACATTAATGGGTTGGATAGgtttttattgtaataaaagaaaagtctTTAACGAGTGACATCtactctctttaattttttccaagTGTGTTTCACGGGTTGCACAGAGACTcacagagagggagagggagagggagctttttcctttttcctgctgttcatcttctttctttctgctttgagttttttctctctctctttctttctgctTTATTTTAGGAAGAACCTGATTCTCTTAACACGAGGAAGCGAATTACTTTTCtacctttctttcttcttcttcttcttcttcttctatcgATCTCCTTTTGCTTTCGGTCTCTGCTATAATATCTCTCTCAGCTTCTCCGAGAGAAATAGAGATCTTCATCGGCTAGTACTCTCTGCTCTTCAAGATAAAGAGAGAGGCGGAGAGATATCTGGCGAAACAAAAAAATCCCAAACGCCATTTTTTCGCATTTCGCTTAACAACTAACGCAACAAAAACTTCCACTCTTCtgtccctctctctccctccttcATTACTCCTGTTGGTTTCATTGCttctaaattgaatttattcCCTTCTTTCATTTCATTGAAGAAGCTCAAATTTTGAAGAGTAAAAGAGTGACAGAACAACAAGAGAAGATCTGGGTTTGGCTTATTTTCGCTGGATTTTCTTGGGCCCTTGAAGAGGCAGAGGCAGAGAAGGTGGCGGCGGCGTTGTTAGTGGgttaaaatgattgaaagatgATAGAAATGAACAAGAATACAGACGTCAGGCCAAGAGCCAGTCGGTTCTCAAGACAACAGATTAAGCAATCTGGACAAAAGCTTCTCTCTGGTGAATTTTTTGTgtgttaatttcaattttaattaattttctggtccccaagaaaaatttaaaaatgtgtcttttacttgaaaacaaagaaacaaaacccaaaatGAAGACTTGTCGTTATCTGTTTTATTCTTATTCTGCTTCTGTCGTATCTTATTTTATGCTCTTTACTACTTTGTTAGCTATTTCTAGTAGTATCTTGTCTcttatcttttatcttcttgtgatttttttttcaaggtttgaATGGTGGtgattttgttgtttctttggaGAAATCGAAGAGAATTAAAAGCTTGAGTgctgttaataataataatagtgaaagTAATAAGGGGAGTTGTCGTTACGAGGTGGAGGAAGAAAAGAAGTGTGAGATGGGAGGTTGTGGAGGTTGTGACGTGTTTGATAAAGAAGTTCTTCAAGCACCTTCCGCTACTATTGGCACTGCAAGTACTAGCAATAAGAGATTCAAGCTTCCCAGAAAGGTAGGCTCAGTAATTATGAggtggttggtttttttaataaatttcctGCTTGTTCTAATGTTTGGTTGACTTTTAAAGCAGCTTATTGATGATTGCAATGGTGTTGTTCCGAGGAAGCTACGGTCAGGTGTGTTGTTAGTTTGTCAATTCAGAAATCAAGAAGTACGACGTTTTTCTTGGTggggtttttttggttatttactTGGATGTGTCTAGGTTTTCGAaactaagtgtttttttttggggtgggaATTTCTTGgaagtttctttttttcatgtttttggatggttttgttttgttcatgGCTTTGTAAATTTTGGATTGGAGTTGAAGCAAAACTGAAgctttttgccttttcttttctttttaaggaaGAAAGATTCTGTGTGTTGTactttttaattctatttattgTGCTGATGCTGCCACTTTCGTGgtgtatttattctttttaagtaATTATTTATGGTAacgtgtttgatatttttttagttctttaataTTCTTAAGCTTGCTTTTCCAAGGGAGAtactttcagttttttttatgaatgaacaaagtttttttcatttttcttttcatgaatgAAAGCAAGAAATTAAATATCAGTTCTTCATGTTTTTGCTGGCATCGTTTTGTAAATATACATGACCATTTTCAGCCATGAAGAAACGCAATCGCGAATCTGTCTCCCCACCTTTTCCAGATTCAAAGAAGCTAAGCCACACTCATGGTGGGGTGGAATCACTGAAAAGGGATGGTTTAAAGAAATTGGGATTGAAAGTGGTTAGCCGGTTATCTCTAGCTTCTGATTTCAGTTAAATTCTTATTCCTCTTCTATTGAGCACTTCAAtttatataaagttaaaaatgcttttccaGACACAACCAGGGCCAGACTGGTCCAGTAAACAGAGTGTCTGTGGGCCAATAAccaaagatgaagaagaagttgtGGAGACCTTGTATTCTTTGGCTGGAATGTTTGCCAATAATGAAGAACCCAAAAATGAGTGTAAATTGGGCAATGCTTCTCTGGATACAAGTCCTTCAACTTTGCAAGAACGTAGTGAGAGTGATCCCCCCAAtattgaaggttttttttttttagtttcctccaaaattttattattatgcttttttttatgcTGTGCTGTAAGTATGTTGTTTATCTAATTCTGTAGCCGTAAAAGAGGACTTGAACTCAATTTGCCTCCCGAGAATTGATGAGGCTGCTGAGGAAACATGGCATATCGAAACTGCCAAAGTTGATTGTTTGAACGAGCCTAATTTTCAAGAATGGCATGCTTTGTCCAGCGATAAAATCCAAGGTGAATTGGGTAGTTGTGTTGCTCAAGTGAATCTGCCCACTATGTTTGCTAAACTGGAGGAGCTAAAGCCATTGTGTGATTCTTTCAATCTCTTCATTGCCCCTGAGCAATATCAGGATACTGTgtatgcttttcttttctttttttctcttttggttGTTATGTTAAATGCATTCCTTTGTTCATGGCTCCAAgggatttgtttatttattccttGCATTTTTTGAGCTTGCAGCAAAGTGAAGCAGTCCACACAGTTGGACACCTCACTCGAGAGAAAGCCAGACATTGCCTTGGGGCTGACAGCAACTATAAGTCAACAGGATCAACGCCATACAATCTGTCAATCCATGACCAATGGTAAAACTCCTGCTCCTGGGAAATTATCATCTCAATAGCATCCAATTTGATTGTAGATTACTTTTGTCTCGTGTAGTACTGCACTTAATAGTTGATTTTTTCATCTGAAGGTCCAGCACTGTGGCCAGGTTTGTCTTCAACTGTATCAAGTGGTGCATGCAATTATGGATCTTCATCGCAGTAATTTCCTCCCATGTCTTTGGTTTTGTACATTTACATCATCCATTATTTTGCAATTTGTCATGCAATTTTACATATTTCAGATGTTCTGCCACCAAATTTCCTTCTTGGATGGATACTGATTGTGGTGCTACCAGGCCCAGTTCATTCCAAAAATGTTCTTCTACTGGAAAGGTGATGGTTATGTCTAATGATTATTTCTCTTGCCTGGATGAATTGGTTGCTCAAAACTTTTATGACTGGTTTGTCTGATGGACTGTGACTTACACAGGCTTCTAAAGTCAATACTGGTAAAAGATCATGGAAGAGGTCCTCAACCCATGTTTATATAAGTCGTCTCATTCGGGTTTTACAAATCCCAGAGAGCAGAGATAGCTTGCCTCTGCATCTGAATCAACTGAGGCCACATGATATATTAAGGCAAGGTGTATTTATGACAATAAACAACTTCAATGGCAACAGGAATGGTTTGAATGGCGCTACACCTTCTAGAGCCATAGTTAACATGACTGACAAGAATTCAAATCAAGTTGGAATTGGCACTCTTCAACGACAAAGACTCCATCAAGATCAGCCACAGACTCCTTCTGGCGTGTACAATTCTCAGAAGCAGGTAAATCTAGCATTCAATTTCCAAtggtttattattttctaactggttttgatcaatttttacTCCCTTGCAGACTTTCAATTTCTTGTCTTTGTCAACTGGCGGGGGCAGCCTGGAAGCTAGTAACATTTCTAATGGAGTTGGAAATAGGTCTGAACAATCAGCTCAGCAGCAATTTCCTTATCTGCACTCACATTTGCAACAGCAACATTCCACACTCGTGAGTTTCCCTATGTCCCTAGCATATGGCACGTCCTCATCTTACCCTGATCAGCCTGCAGCACAGCAGGTTTTTATCCTTCCCTTTTAGATTGCATCTATGTATTGCCTGATGACTCAAGAACTAATTGAAGAGATGGTTTTGCACATcctcaattatttattttttgtcaataatTACATCCATTAAATGGAGATGCAGTGGAAGTGTAGTTCTGTGAATTTAGGGAGCCAACCAATAGGTGATCTTATGTTCAGCAGCATGAGGCTTTCTTTGGCTAAAGGTTTACACTTTGCTGAGTTACCTACGGTCTTCAAATTCACACAAACTTCCTGCTGCATCTGTACGGAGTTACCTTGCAAGTTATATACCAACTTACTTTTAACTCTTGGTTTAGGCCCGGGTTCCACAACCTTCCTACTTTGGCAACTTGTATTGTGGTTCTCGTACAAGTCCTTCAGGATTTGCAAAGCAGCAACAGAAGCAGCAGGAGCAACTACAACGGCTTTGGGAAGCTCAGCTTGCAGCAGCTCAATACAGGACGTCTGCAAATTCCACGACCACGACTCAGTTTCCGAACTGGCAAAATGTAAGGCAAGATTTGCCTACACAGATATCACGTGGCCAACCCACCATCCCAACTTTGTCATCTCAAGAAGCACTGGGTCCCAAGTACGCTCAGATCTCTCAACAGCAGCTTATGACCATTACAGCATTGCCTCATGCTAGGGTCAGAAGACAAGACCACCATCTCTCGTCTGTTTATGAAGAAACTGGAGGTGGGTTTCGAACTGTTGGTGCACTGCCATTGCAATTACTCTGTAATGAACTTTAGCCATTAGCTATCAGATTGATTGGCAGAGATATTATTTGATTCGTTGTGTTAATACCTGCTACTTCTCAGCACTGTCAAATAGGGAATAAACTAGAAGCCAAGTTGTTCTTTGGGTGTTGGATTAAAATGGGGAAGAAATCAGGCAGGGGAAGTTAGATGCTAGTGGAATTAGCATCCAGGGCTTATTATCTGAAAGTGGGCGAGGACATTTTGTACCGTCGCCTGCCTTTTCACTCGACGGATTGACTCGTGTGACTTGAGTAATACCTATCTAAGAAAAACGaggattgatatatatatatatatatgttgattcaTGGGTTGACTCACTTTCTGAACCTTTATACGAGTTGGGTTTCAAACCGGATTTGACAACTGCTTCTATGCATGTAAGCTTATGGTTTTTATCCGCTTAACCTGCTTAAACAGTGGGACTACTTCTAAGCAGCAGCCAATGGAGAGAGGAAGCGAAATTAGCTTCTTGAATCTAGAGTTTTACACCTGTGAATTTAGCGTTGAGGATTAACTTCGCTTTTCATTCTATAATGACATGACAGGATAGGTGGCTTTTGTCTTCTCTGACATATCTGTCATGGGGTGGTAATCTTCTTACATGTTTGTCATATAATTTTCCTGCCCATGTGAGCCCGTGCAGTCCTCGATCGAACTTGCGGTGGTATGGTTTATGGGGCTATGGGCTGAGCATTTCGTCAGACACCTTGTTATGAGCATTTATTTCCATTCAGATCCAACGATTTTATGAGAGGCCAAGAAAGCTGTATTGTGATTTTGTATCATGCATCACTACTACGTTTGGATTTCTAAGTTCTCACCTATCCATTACTTCCTCACTTTCCTCAGCACTGTTGGGCAACAGCAAAGATCCACCACCAGATATAGCTCCTAAATTTCTGGCATCTACTTAAAATACAAGCAGGGTTATACTAACAGTGCTGAGAGTTATAGTTGTTTCTAGACATCCAGAATGTTATACTAACATGAAAATAGCACTCTTATTTAACCTGAGCACAGAGTCATTCTATGCCATCAACTGAAAGATGATGGGAATTAACAGTACTCCATGGAAATGAAAGGCAGAATGAGACACAGAGACAATGGGAACCGAAGGATAAAAGAAGCAATTTCTGGCGAAAATGTCCACTATTACAAGGTATGAGCTGGCTGTGCTAGATGGGGTATAAAAATAACTGCTGAACAATAAAGAACGAGACAAGCAAATACAGGAGGAAAagatggaggaccaaactgacaCTCAGACACTCTCCGCTGCAGAACAGATGCTTACTCCAGCTTCTCCAGCTCTCCCATTCTCTCTATGATTGCCTGCACATTACAATGAGTATCAGTTGCCTGTTTAAAGGGGGATTAATTTACCAAAATAACAAAGAGGGAGAGAAGGAAGTTATAAAAAGTGCTGTGCCATGATAACTAAAAACTTATACATTTGTGATTCCATTATCCtcccaaaaaacaaataaaaatattagttgaTGGCATGGATCGACCATACAGTAATCCGAGCATGTGGGGGGTGGTAAAATGAGCAAAAACTTGTTTTCCTTAGGAACCAGATTTGCCAGGAAGAAATAGAATTCCAGAAAATACTCACCCTCTTGCTTGTTTCTTGAAGCTCCCCAGCGAGAATGAATTCATCAAGTATCAAATAAACCTTTTAAGGAGGAAACagaaaatcaaacaaagaaGTGCAAAAGAAAAACAGTAACAAAGAACAGATTGCACTATAGGAAAACACGCGCGCATGGAGTGATAAAAAGCTAATATGAGGCCTGTGAATTCCTTTCAGTAACTAATTATACGGTGTAATTGATCTGGTAACTAGACCAAAAGGCAAGAATCACACAGAGTAAAAGCAAAGAAGCAGGAAACATTAAATCATCCATGCAACACCTATAGAATCGCAAGATCGAAGACAAGCATGGTTAAAGTACCGTTCTCACAACAACGAAAACGAAAAAATCAAGACAGGGACAAACCTTGTGAAAGTTAAACACCAAATCTAGTTCACACACATTGCTGAAGAAATGATCCAATATCTCCACAAATAAATGAATGCACTCCAAATAAGCCAATTCGTTATCCGTTATGTCGACACACAGCGAAAAAAACAATCCAGCATACCGCCTGTATATCACCTTGTGTGTCCTAAACTGCAACCAAAACATTCCTTAGCTAAAACAACACTTCCATTATTACTCAATGTTCAAGTTCcaattgttttcattaataaaaagaattcaacACAACTAATCAAATTAATCAGATTAGGATTTGTTTAAGCACCGGCTCCTGCTTAATTAGATCATAATTAGCTTCTTCTATTTATCTACTCGAAAGGGATGAGAAATCAATTACCTCAACAAAATTCGTGAATTTAGCATCTCTATTAACAACCAATCGGTGAACCTAAAAAACACAATCGaattcataaaagaaaactaaaaaaaatcaaacaattagaaataaaaagagagagagtataAATCAGACAAAACCTCGTATTCGACTTTGTGCTTCTCGGAATCCTCAAGAGGAACATAGTATTTAGCGAGACGAGTCTTGCCTTGTCTGTTTTGCAGGAGTATAAATCGGATCTGCCAAATCAAACATCGTCAAAAACAGACATTAaccaaaagtaaaataaaaaaaaaatgttcagaaCATGATATCAGGCAGAAAGATAACCATTGTTAGAGAAAGATCGAACGATGAATTAACGAAGAAGTTTCACGAATTATTTTCAAGCAGCGTTAATCTGGAGAGGGATGGAGGTGTAgaaatgtttgatttttctcATGAATTTCTTTCGTCTTGAGAGGGAGGCAGTCTCCAAGGTTGAATATGTCGAAGGAAAGGAGGAGAGTGAGATCTAGCGTGTAACAACCGTATACAGATAAATCGTGTGATACTTGAAGTTGAATTCTCTCTCGGTTGATGACTCGATATagtatttttctattttgatcttttgaatGCTGTGTGATTAATTTGCGGCTATTG
It encodes the following:
- the LOC118052706 gene encoding uncharacterized protein isoform X3 produces the protein MIEMNKNTDVRPRASRFSRQQIKQSGQKLLSGLNGGDFVVSLEKSKRIKSLSAVNNNNSESNKGSCRYEVEEEKKCEMGGCGGCDVFDKEVLQAPSATIGTASTSNKRFKLPRKQLIDDCNGVVPRKLRSAMKKRNRESVSPPFPDSKKLSHTHGGVESLKRDGLKKLGLKVTQPGPDWSSKQSVCGPITKDEEEVVETLYSLAGMFANNEEPKNECKLGNASLDTSPSTLQERSESDPPNIEAVKEDLNSICLPRIDEAAEETWHIETAKVDCLNEPNFQEWHALSSDKIQGELGSCVAQVNLPTMFAKLEELKPLCDSFNLFIAPEQYQDTVKVKQSTQLDTSLERKPDIALGLTATISQQDQRHTICQSMTNGPALWPGLSSTVSSGACNYGSSSCSATKFPSWMDTDCGATRPSSFQKCSSTGKASKVNTGKRSWKRSSTHVYISRLIRVLQIPESRDSLPLHLNQLRPHDILRQGVFMTINNFNGNRNGLNGATPSRAIVNMTDKNSNQVGIGTLQRQRLHQDQPQTPSGVYNSQKQTFNFLSLSTGGGSLEASNISNGVGNRSEQSAQQQFPYLHSHLQQQHSTLVSFPMSLAYGTSSSYPDQPAAQQARVPQPSYFGNLYCGSRTSPSGFAKQQQKQQEQLQRLWEAQLAAAQYRTSANSTTTTQFPNWQNVRQDLPTQISRGQPTIPTLSSQEALGPKYAQISQQQLMTITALPHARVRRQDHHLSSVYEETGGGFRTVGALPLQLLCNEL
- the LOC118052706 gene encoding uncharacterized protein isoform X1; the encoded protein is MIEMNKNTDVRPRASRFSRQQIKQSGQKLLSGLNGGDFVVSLEKSKRIKSLSAVNNNNSESNKGSCRYEVEEEKKCEMGGCGGCDVFDKEVLQAPSATIGTASTSNKRFKLPRKQLIDDCNGVVPRKLRSAMKKRNRESVSPPFPDSKKLSHTHGGVESLKRDGLKKLGLKVTQPGPDWSSKQSVCGPITKDEEEVVETLYSLAGMFANNEEPKNECKLGNASLDTSPSTLQERSESDPPNIEAVKEDLNSICLPRIDEAAEETWHIETAKVDCLNEPNFQEWHALSSDKIQGELGSCVAQVNLPTMFAKLEELKPLCDSFNLFIAPEQYQDTVKVKQSTQLDTSLERKPDIALGLTATISQQDQRHTICQSMTNGPALWPGLSSTVSSGACNYGSSSQCSATKFPSWMDTDCGATRPSSFQKCSSTGKASKVNTGKRSWKRSSTHVYISRLIRVLQIPESRDSLPLHLNQLRPHDILRQGVFMTINNFNGNRNGLNGATPSRAIVNMTDKNSNQVGIGTLQRQRLHQDQPQTPSGVYNSQKQTFNFLSLSTGGGSLEASNISNGVGNRSEQSAQQQFPYLHSHLQQQHSTLVSFPMSLAYGTSSSYPDQPAAQQARVPQPSYFGNLYCGSRTSPSGFAKQQQKQQEQLQRLWEAQLAAAQYRTSANSTTTTQFPNWQNVRQDLPTQISRGQPTIPTLSSQEALGPKYAQISQQQLMTITALPHARVRRQDHHLSSVYEETGGGFRTVGALPLQLLCNEL
- the LOC118052706 gene encoding uncharacterized protein isoform X4 produces the protein MIEMNKNTDVRPRASRFSRQQIKQSGQKLLSGLNGGDFVVSLEKSKRIKSLSAVNNNNSESNKGSCRYEVEEEKKCEMGGCGGCDVFDKEVLQAPSATIGTASTSNKRFKLPRKQLIDDCNGVVPRKLRSAMKKRNRESVSPPFPDSKKLSHTHGGVESLKRDGLKKLGLKVTQPGPDWSSKQSVCGPITKDEEEVVETLYSLAGMFANNEEPKNECKLGNASLDTSPSTLQERSESDPPNIEAVKEDLNSICLPRIDEAAEETWHIETAKVDCLNEPNFQEWHALSSDKIQGELGSCVAQVNLPTMFAKLEELKPLCDSFNLFIAPEQYQDTVKVKQSTQLDTSLERKPDIALGLTATISQQDQRHTICQSMTNGPALWPGLSSTVSSGACNYGSSSQCSATKFPSWMDTDCGATRPSSFQKCSSTGKASKVNTGKRSWKRSSTHVYISRLIRVLQIPESRDSLPLHLNQLRPHDILRQGVFMTINNFNGNRNGLNGATPSRAIVNMTDKNSNQVGIGTLQRQRLHQDQPQTPSGVYNSQKQTFNFLSLSTGGGSLEASNISNGVGNRSEQSAQQQFPYLHSHLQQQHSTLARVPQPSYFGNLYCGSRTSPSGFAKQQQKQQEQLQRLWEAQLAAAQYRTSANSTTTTQFPNWQNVRQDLPTQISRGQPTIPTLSSQEALGPKYAQISQQQLMTITALPHARVRRQDHHLSSVYEETGGGFRTVGALPLQLLCNEL
- the LOC118052706 gene encoding uncharacterized protein isoform X2, producing MIEMNKNTDVRPRASRFSRQQIKQSGQKLLSGLNGGDFVVSLEKSKRIKSLSAVNNNNSESNKGSCRYEVEEEKKCEMGGCGGCDVFDKEVLQAPSATIGTASTSNKRFKLPRKLIDDCNGVVPRKLRSAMKKRNRESVSPPFPDSKKLSHTHGGVESLKRDGLKKLGLKVTQPGPDWSSKQSVCGPITKDEEEVVETLYSLAGMFANNEEPKNECKLGNASLDTSPSTLQERSESDPPNIEAVKEDLNSICLPRIDEAAEETWHIETAKVDCLNEPNFQEWHALSSDKIQGELGSCVAQVNLPTMFAKLEELKPLCDSFNLFIAPEQYQDTVKVKQSTQLDTSLERKPDIALGLTATISQQDQRHTICQSMTNGPALWPGLSSTVSSGACNYGSSSQCSATKFPSWMDTDCGATRPSSFQKCSSTGKASKVNTGKRSWKRSSTHVYISRLIRVLQIPESRDSLPLHLNQLRPHDILRQGVFMTINNFNGNRNGLNGATPSRAIVNMTDKNSNQVGIGTLQRQRLHQDQPQTPSGVYNSQKQTFNFLSLSTGGGSLEASNISNGVGNRSEQSAQQQFPYLHSHLQQQHSTLVSFPMSLAYGTSSSYPDQPAAQQARVPQPSYFGNLYCGSRTSPSGFAKQQQKQQEQLQRLWEAQLAAAQYRTSANSTTTTQFPNWQNVRQDLPTQISRGQPTIPTLSSQEALGPKYAQISQQQLMTITALPHARVRRQDHHLSSVYEETGGGFRTVGALPLQLLCNEL
- the LOC118052707 gene encoding AP-2 complex subunit sigma, with amino-acid sequence MIRFILLQNRQGKTRLAKYYVPLEDSEKHKVEYEVHRLVVNRDAKFTNFVEFRTHKVIYRRYAGLFFSLCVDITDNELAYLECIHLFVEILDHFFSNVCELDLVFNFHKVYLILDEFILAGELQETSKRAIIERMGELEKLE